The following nucleotide sequence is from Aspergillus luchuensis IFO 4308 DNA, chromosome 1, nearly complete sequence.
AACCGCAGTCAAACCAATGAGCTGGGTATAGCAGAGAAGCGCGGTCGCGCCGTGGTGGTAGGTATGAAGGAAGGTCAGaggcttcttcttgaggaacaggaagacgGTGTCGATAAGTTCGAGGTACTTGGTCAAGTAGTTGAGCTATTCGCGATATTGTTAGCATACCGGATCCGATCGGAGGAATCCTTGTCCAGCGCCGTGAGTACTTACGTAGTACAGAACAATAAGAGGCCGCGTCCATCCACCGTCGTGATCACAAATAGCATAAAAGATACCATGTCTCCAGACAGTAGGGAGAAGCTGCTCAATGAAGAGAGCCAAGAGAGTGCCGCTGATCAGGGTGAGGTAAAGGTTGTGGATCATGAAGAGAGTGTTGAGCTTGAAGGCAGGTCTGTTCTTCATGAACTCACGGCCACCAAAGATGATGACATAGTAGGCAACGAGCGCCACGGCGGTTTCCTTGAAAGTAGACATGGGCGTCACGCCTTCTTCGAAGCGAAATTCGCTGGCGGGATAGCCCACCACCAGCTCGAAGGCCTTGTCGAAGATAGGCCATAGGTGAATGCCAAACGGCCGGTCAATTGACGGCAAAGGCAGACTTTGCAAGACATCCATGGTGAACGGAAATCTCAAGTTATCAAGACGAAGCAATGTATGCGACAGTGCAGTCGAAGAGAAACAACTCCGGAAGAATGACAGCGGAACGCTCCCTTTTTCGCTTTCTCAACTGGTCGCAGGAATGCGGACCGAAACAGCCGAAGGAactgggggggaagaaggaaaaagaagaaaagcagacGGGAAGGAGGataaaaaggaaggaaagaagcgaaGCAAGCGAGATTGAAGGGGATacagaggaaggagaagaggagggaagaagcaaaagaagcagaaggaaaggtggagagggtggaatAAGAGCTGGCCTGCCTTGCAATGGAAGGAGAATCAATCCGCGTGTCTTTTTTTTGGGCTTGCCGGCGCGCCCGCAGGGTCCGAATGCGGACTAGTGCAGCCTCGGCCAGCGGTTGAAAAGGGGCATTTTGCTCTAGGGCCCGGCGATCATGTGCCTTCCGGCCTCCGGGTCTGTCCAGGTACTGAATTTTGTGTCCGCCGCTACAGTCCTTGGCTTAATTGCTTTCAGCGTAATTGTCTGTTAATCTTCTCCTCAAGCTTAATATTTTCTGCATATCGATGGAGTCGCCAGGCACGTTGAGAGGGGTGTGCCCCAGATATGCCGTTTCAAATTAGATTGGGATGTATCAATCTGGCCACTAATAGTCGGCAGTTCACTGGTTCCGTCAAACATGTTCGACCTTCTGGGGAAATCACAGACCACCTCACTTTCCCGTTCACATGCTTGGTCTGCCTCTCGCTTAGATACATACTGTACGTTCTTCATCAGCCTCAATACAGACATAAGTAGTCAATCAATCTGGGCAGAAAGCGTGATTACGTGCTAGGATAGCCTATTGCCAAGACATTGAATTATTTCGTCTCAATTTTGGAACTTGAACGGGCGCAAGCTTTAATGGTTAATTGAAACAGATAACCAAGGCACTTGCCGCAACCTTCTGAAACCCGATCGATCCAGATTTCCAATGTGTGCAATGCGCAGGGTCTTAGATCTTTACaaggatatataaattcaaGGTAAAACATGTCTGACGCATTCCATTGGTTTTCGAGAAGCCCTGTCAACAAACCGTGACGTTGTACTACTCCGAACTCCGAGTCAAaccaaatatatataacggAGTCGGCTGGTTCGATCAGTACCATAGAGGAGCATCAGTTTTCGCTAGTAGCAGCATCAAGTTTAGTAAATTACATTGGAGAGAAAGGATTGATTCAAATTTGAGGCTTGGAGAAGATATAAGGATCGCCACATGGGGGTGTAAACTCAAAAGATTGCAGTTGGACGCGGACCACCAGGAGAACCTTCATCTCAGGCTCAAGTCCCTGAATCTGATACAGTGACCTTGTTTGATAACCTGTTTGGTAGTGATTAGTCATGTTACTCCGAGGCATGCACTAACCAGCCAATCAGAACCAACAATCAGGGCAAATCGACATCCGCCAATCATCAACGGCATATAAAAATCCGGATGGGGGAGAGACCTGAGGCAGCGAATGACAGCATGCCTATTTCTGCCTGAGGTATCAGCGGACTCGGGCGCGAACGGGAAAGCCGCAAGCCGCAAAAGAGAAGCGGGCGATTATCAATGACGGGCTGACCTGACTGCCGGCCTGAGGCAGCAACAACCTCACACCACCCGCAAAATCCTAGCGTAGCCGGCAGAACCTCTGACTTCGAACTTCGTCAACACCTCGCCCGTCCTGATCTCCCCTCACCCACGTCCATTCGTCCACCTCCACAACCCACCCTCCTCTCGTCATGTCGCCCATCTCCGTCTTCCGCGTCGCGACCCGCGCCGTCCGCCCTTCCGGCTTCATCAGAGCTGCTCAATTGCCCCGTCCCCGGGTGCAGGCCCCCGTTGCTCTGGCTATCGCCCGTCCCAGCTTCAGCACCTCCGCTAAGCGCTTCGGCGGTCACCACGAGGACGAGACATACGAGGAGTTCTCTGCCAGGTATGCAATTACCTTCCGTGAAGCCATTGGGTTCCGACGCTCCCTGCGTTGCACGATCCCCGATCCCAGGGCTTCCCACCACCAGCCTCCGAGACAATTCACACATCTTTCCTGATGATACAACACCAACCCGCGAGTTTCACCCATATAACTAACCCCAATATTCTGGTAGATTCGAGAAGGAATTCGACGGTGTCCAGGATGTCTTCGAGCTCCAGGTAAGCTAATCTGCCCATGCCGCACGATTCCAATCCGTCCCTATCAATTCCCTGCCCCATATAATCAGCAAAGCTGCCATTGGCAGATAAAACCGGACCGTCCGCACCCCCTTGGCGCCATATCAGACACCCTTGCTAACAGGTTACTTTTCTCCCCATCCAGCGTAATCTCAACAACTGCTTCGCCTACGATCTCGTTCCCTCCGTTGAGGTCCTCACCGCTGCTCTGAAGGCTGCTCGTCGCGTCAACGACTACCCCACCGCTGTCCGGATCTTCGAGGGTGcgctttctcctcccccattcATCACCGTTCCCTCTACATGACAATTGAACTTACGATTTATCTTCCTTTTCTACAAATAGGTgtcaaggccaaggtcgAGACCCAGGAGCAGTACAAGCAATACCTTGAGGCCCTTGAGGGTCTCCGCCAGGAGCTGGGTGTTGCTCTCCGTGAGGAGCTCTACCCCGAGGAGGCGTAAACGGCACGTCCCGACATATATCTCGTCATGTTTCATTTTGCTCCTTCCCCCGTCAATTGTGATAGGAAAGCTGTATACATACTCTAGAGTGCAGTTGGAATCGATTGAAGTCGCTGATCTATTCGGTGGGCCGTCTCTGATTAACGCCATCTGCTTCCGACTTCCTGACTGTCTGGGGGTGGAATGGAGGTGCACGCGTGCTTTTCTATACCAGTGCTACTATAAATTTTGTGAGCATTTATCTGTACTCTGTATTATTGGTGATAGTGCGGAAAATAAGAGGGtgtcattttcttttccattccatcAATAACCTCATTCTAGATTCCGGAGGGGTTAAACTGGGTGGGACAGTCCGGAGCAGTACTATAACTATGAAGACAATAGCGTTCTGACTAATGTGAGGACAAAAAAAGGCGAATCATAACGCTAACCCGTGGGAAACAGCAGCATCTAATCTGATGTATTCAGGAGTCTTTTATTGCGTCGATAGCGTGAAGCAGTATGAGAATcatgaaatatatagatacAGCCAAGGCCCGCTCCAGCGATCCTCTTCAAGGTAGCATAACACAACGAAGACTATAAATAGTAGGAACAACATGAAAGGAAGAATATAGGATAAAGAAACCAAGCCGTCAAACGCCGCCGAAATTCTGATATTGGTTTTTGAATGACTCATGTCATGAAGGTGTATGTTATGGGAGAATGAAATGAGGCCGTGATTGACACTTGCATTGAGGTTTGCGTAGGCAACCTGCAATACTGGACGACACGAGATCTCTATTACCGGGGTAAACCCCCTAGGTTCCGAGGCCGAGATCATAACGCCTATGCGCCAGGGGAACGATACCTGTTCGTTGCACCTGTTGCAGAATCGGTTTCAAGGCCGCGGAGAATGTCTGCGCCGCTATTATGCACATATAATTCAAATCGAATGCAGCATTATTTTGTGCCAGCACGTCTAGTGTGTTCCGACATGATGGAAGTAGCTAGGCCGGCAATCCTCCTTAGCCAGCCAAGATTCACCAGCATACATCTTGCCAGGTGTGCAGCCGGAACACTTCGGCGAGTTGGGGCAGTTGTAGTAGGGAATGTGATTGTAACCGATGTCACGGAACCTGATCAAAACAAACTCGTAAGCAAGATAGCCACGGAAAAAATTCGGGGCATTTTAACGTACCAATGAACCTTGGCTGCGTCCGCGAAGAGACCAACACCAATGGAATGTACAGGAGCATCGCCCCATCTCTCGTAGAAGAAACCACCAGACCGATCCAGATGGTCAAAGTAAGCAGAATACTGCTCGCCCCGGAAGAACTCCATGTCTCCGATCTCGAAGTTGGACCAGAAATGGCAGGTAGAATAACCATTTCCTCCTTCGGTGTGCTCCGGGCGGAGTTGGTCATCAGTGAGCCAGTTCATCATGTTGTTGTCCGAAACATAGGAGGGGTTTGCGGCGAGGAACTTCTTGGTCTCGGGCCAAAGAGATGGAATACTCTCCGGAGCGTCGAAAAGATTGATGGTGAAACCGTATGTGATGTTGTAGTCGGCCATGTAACGGAAAACGTCGTAGTCCACGTCACAGAAGAACTTGACCTTGGGCTCGACACGCCAGTAGTAACGGTATTTGGCAAGAGCGGGGTGCTTGTAGAACAGGCCACTGTTCCAGCGGCACATCTGGTGGTAGGAGACCTTATCGCTATActggatgttcttctccttcaggatCTGCGCCGACTCTTTGAAGAGATCCCAATTGATCCACTCAGGGACTTCCCAGTGTTCCTTAGGCACCTGCTCTGCAACGGAAAGTTAGACAATCAATGTCAGTCGGATTGGATTGGTGTCTAATTACCGTAGTAGCATTTCGCCTTGGTTTCCGCCTGTGTGCGCTTCTTGAATTCCTCAGTGAACGGCACAtcgttgaagaagatccagggGTAGTTGAACTTGCTGTTCCAGGTGCGCTCGAGATCACGCATGGATGGAATCAGCTCGTTAAGCTCCTCGTTGCGGACGAGAGAGATCAGTGCCGCGCTGGCCCGAGGGGAGTCGGTGCTGTCGGGAGAATAGTCGCCATCTGTCGCACGCCATAAGTGGCCTGTCGGTTCTCCAGTTGCTGTGGAGGCAAGAGAGTGAGTTAGCAGAAGTAATAGAGATGATGCGAAAGAAGGCAAGACAATGACGTTGGGGTAGCGTACGCTCTTTGAGAGGATCTGAAGTTATGCCCTCATACGGCTGTGTTGCGTATGGCCCCTTACTAATGACGGGCGTTTTGTTCATCTGGAAAatcaggaagaggatgaggatgatgcacGAGGCACCGAGCATGCGAATGGGCCTTGCGACAGCCATCTTGCCTGTCAGCGAACCCcgaaggaagagatggcaggagaaggagcgaCAGGAGAGCTGGCGAGATCAAGAGGGAGACTTGGGAGTCTACTTGAGTTGCtatcgccgccgccgcgacTCTGGATTCTTTGCCGCCTTCCCCCATCGGGCCTAGCGTGACCACATGCCCAAGATGGCAAGTCGTCAGCCATTAGTTGTCTCCGATCTGCCGCCCACGCCGCGTAACCACCTCCTGGCAACCAGCAATAATAATGGAGACTTTGTGTGTTCGATCTATCTAGTCCCATCTCAGTAGTTTCCGCAATTGTCGCTTGCTCCATGGCCTACCATGGCCGTCGCAGCCAATGTGAGCGCGCTGACAGACGAGCTAATTATAGCCGTTGCGAAGTCCGATAGAAAGGCATTGCACTCAAGCCCATAATGTAAAGCAGATCTCATGCTGACGCTCCTGTCCAGGACACTCCACATTTCAGGAATTTAAAACGTCGGACCGAAGACACTTTCAAGTCGCATGCTTATGCGCGCACGGATCAATTCGCCGTCGCCAGCCAACTTGAAGGGCTGCAGGAGAAATTCCAAGTCCTTTGTAGGGATGAGCTGGCTGATGCTTTGCGTATCCGACTAACGGAGCTGCAAGAGCACCAAAGCTCATGGTTCCCCGAAATTCTATCTTTACTGCTGCAGCTGGCAGACCGCCCTGCGCAGCGGTCCAGGGTAGATCAAGTGGTAGCAGCCAAGCCCAGAGAGGAAGCGAAAGCACTTGTCTGGGATGAATTGGACGCCGCTGGATCAGCATATTGTGGCGAGAATATCTGGGAAGATGTAGATTATGGCGCTGATTCCTCTGACGAGGACCTTGCATCAGTGTCCACTGACAGCTACCATACACGCAATCAGCCAGAAACGTCTGTCACAACAGAGGAGGACTATATGATCCCTGACGAGGTCTTCACCTCTGGAGAAAATGATGAACTCATTGATTCGATTGCTAAAGCACAATTCTGGAGAGACAAGGAGAGTCCGGTCACTGACAAGGCTGGTCCCGCTTCTCAAGTTATTACCGAGCTTCAGGTAGTAAGGGAAACCATATTCATGTTGCAAGGTCTCCCTACGTCTCTGTTTTGGCGAGTTGATGGTAATATCGAAATAGACCGAAGATTCACCATTGCAGACCTGTCAAATGAGGCATTCCTCTCATTAATGCGATCACTCAGCTCGACAGGAGCGAAACTGGACGTCCTTAGGCAATTTTGCAACGCGCCACAGGATATTCCATATATGCAAACGTTTCACCGGGGCCTGGAGAGCTGTCTAAGAAAGTTCGACTTGTTTCTATCTAACGTGCAACACCAGTACCTTGCTCAGGCGTCAATCGTGTCCATCAGTCTTCTGCAGCTCTCTGAGGATGTTTGGCAGGAGTCCAGACTGCCTTTGATGTTATCTGACCTTGTGTCTAGCCTAATGCCTAGCACTTCAGATACTGCTACGCAATGCCTCGACTCACTTTATGATCTCGTGTGCCTGACACAAGCTGCTGGCGACGATGGCATATTCGAGACACTTGCTGAGTTGTTCTTCTCATGCTTCGAAACCTATGCACATCCCATCCGTATGTGGATGGAAAAAGGCCAGTTGGATGACTCTGCAGCTGAATTTTTCATATGCAACAATCAAAACGACAGTGACCTGCGAACGCTATGGCATGACTGGTACGCATTGGATAAGGCATCGATGCTCCCGAATTTACCGAAGTTTATCCAACCTTTTGCACACAAGATCTTCATAACTGGCAAAAGCATGGTTTTTCTGCGACATCTGAATACGACCGAGGACGACGAGAGCCCAAGGAAGGTCTCCTTAACGTTGAACGAAGTATTACCGCCAGACTCATCCTCTTTCTGCCTCCCATTCTCCGTCCTACTCGAGTCTTCATTCGGAAGATTAGTCGATGAAAATCATGGCCACACTTCGGCTCTGCTAAGGAGAGAGCTTGGCCAGAAATGTGGCTTATGGACGTCACTCCAAGGACTCGAGTATATCTATCTCGGCAGAGATATGAGCATCTTCGGACCAATCGACAGCAAGATATTCGAGCTCATCGATAGAGGGAAAGGCACTTGGAGCGATCGATTCCTGCTCACTGAAGTGGCCCAAAGCGCCTTCAGTACCCTGCCATTCATCGATCCTTCTAGGCTTATTGTCCGAACACCCAAAGAAGCACACAGCAATGCAGTTAGCCGCAGCCGCTCGGTCAAGGTACTGGACGCCATTTCATTCGACTACATCTTGCCTTGGCCTGTAGCCAATATAATCACAAAGGATACTCTTTTGGGCTACCGGCGAATCTCTACATTCCTCATGCAACTCCGCAGAGCCAAACACACAATAGTAAAACAACGACTGCAGCACAATAACCAATCCGATAAGATCCAAGACTCAAGGAACAACACGCTGAGCTACGCTCTCAGACACAACATGCTCTGGTTTCTGAACGTTGTATACAGTCACATGACGGATTTTGTGATCTCTGCAGCGGCGCATTCCCTGGGAAAAGAcctttctgcttctgcagaCGTGGACGCCATGATAGCGGCGCATCGCTCCTTCATGCACTCCCTAGAGGAACAATGCCTCTTATCCGCCAACCTAAATGCTCTTCACCAagctatcatcaccatccttgaCCTCTGCGTCAGCTTCGCAGACATCCAAAACTCACGCTATGGTGACCATAACCTCGACCCGACGCCCACCGCTACTAAGAGCGCAAAATCTATGCATCGCAAGAATGCACAGTACTCTGAACCTGACCAGGATGACCCAAgcgatgaggacgatgacgatgacgatgattccGACGCAGACGAAGACAACCTCGCTGCCTCATTTCACGAAGCGCACTACATGCAACGACTCCGAGATATCAAAGACCAGTTCAATCGTCTGTTAGCGTTCATTGTGACTGGTCTGAGGGGTGTAGGGCGTGTCGATGGCCAACTAAGTTGGGAGATACTGGCCGAGAAGCTCGAATGGAGGAAGGCAAGCGGTCAGCAGCAGAGTCTTGTACGGTAATGTCTTCTTGTACGGTGGGTTTTGGGAAATggataggataggataggTTTATGATACCCGGAAATTGAAACTTCTTGTGTTATTGATTGCAATGATGGTCCAGGTTTGAATACATAATGTAACAAAGGGTACATTTTCACATTAACATGCCAGATAATGCTAATATATTCGATATTCCCGTTCAAACATGAAGGTCGCCACGTTTTATTTGATCGTAAACTGTAATGCCGAGAGACGGCCATGTAGGGAGCGGATAGTATTGAAAAGCCCCCACTGCAGAAGAGCTATGTCCCACGTGATTattgaaaaagaagatcacATTCTGATTCCTATTTTTTATGTAGCTAGAGTATTTGCAAGGTAGGCAAAAAGAGATTATTTCACAACATGTCATCGTAAATGCATCAAGTTTAatataggaaagaaaagttcatagtataatttatatcgTAAAAGTCAATAACATGCGCCGTACATTTTCTCGCCACTGATTTAGCAGGCATTCGACAAAAGCATCCCCAATTTTTGAGATATGAAGAGAGGGGGCCTAAGACAAAAAAGTGGAAAAGAGTAGAGTATAGGCTACCCATTTAACCAACCCATCTTCTGGCGCTGTAGAAGACACGGCCCCAAGGACCAATGTCACCCCACTCCTCAGCCTTGCTAGGCAGATAGCTGGCAATACCACCCAGAACAGTACGCTCGGGATGAGGCATGATAGCCAAGACACGACCATCAGCGTTGCGGATACCCGCAATACCCTCGGGACTGCCGTTGGGGTTGGCAGGGTACTTCATGGTCGGCTTGAGGGTGGCAGTGTCGACATACTGGACGACAGCACCGCCGTCGTTGACGAACGATTGAGGGGTGGTGCCGGAAGCGGGAGCGAACGAGGCGCGACCCTCTCCGTGGGCGACTGcgatggggagagaggagccGTTCATGCCGTGCAGGAAGACACTGGGGCGGGAAGGATTGGGGTCGGAGACGCGGACCATGCAGACACGACCTTCGTACTGTTCGCTGGCGTTCCGCTCGAAGCTGGGCCAGTTCTGAGCGCCAGGGATCAGATCCTTAAGACGGGAAAGGAACTGGCAACCGTTGCAGACACCAAGAGCGAAAGTGTCGGGACGCTGGAAGAAGGACTGGAATTCGTTGCGGGTGTTCTCGTGCAGCAGGACAGACTTGGCCCAACCCTGACCAGCACCCAGGACATCACCGTACGAGAAACCACCGCAGGCGGCGAGACCAACGAAGCTGGAGAGGGATACACggccggagatgatgtcgGTCATGTGAACGTCAACAGCAGAGAAGCCAGCATTGCTGAAAGCAAAGGCCATCTCTGCTTGACTGTTTACACCCTGTTCACGGAGGATGGCAACACGGGGCTTGTTGCTGAAGGGGGACATTTGAGTCAGACTGGTCATAAAAGGCATGGCCTTGTCCTTCGGGTCGAAGGTCAGGTTCCAGGACAGACCAGGGTCGGCATCGTCGGCAATGCTGGCAAACTCCTGATCGGCGCAAGCAGCGTTGTCACGGATCTTCTGCATGTTGTAGGAGGTGGTGGCCCAGGTTTGCTGGAGGTTGGCGCGACTGTTGCGGTACACCAGGGTGTGCTTGTGGTAGATGGTAAGGTtcgtcttcggcttctcggAGACACGTCCAATCTTGTGGATCAGACCAGCAGGAGGACCGCAGGTGGCAAAGCAAGAGCGGAACTGAATTTCGTGCTCCTTGCGGACCTGGAACACGGCACCCAATTCCTCAGTGAAAAGAGTCTCCACAACATCCTTggtgctggagctggagcaaATGTTGTCGAGCATGATCTCAACACCGCAGCGTCCAGCAAACATCATCTCCGCAAGAGTGGTGAACAGACCACCGTCGGAGCGATCGTGGTAGGCCAGAACGATACCGGCGTCTTGCAAAGATTGCGTAGCATCGAAGAAGTCCTTGAAGATCTCAACATCACGCACGTCAGGGCACTCGTCACCAACCTGCTTGAAGACTTGAGCAAGAGCAGAACCACCAAGAGTCTTCCGACCGAAAGAAAGATCAACGAACATGAGAACAGTCTCGCCAACCTCCTCGGGACGCCGAAGGGCAGGGGTCCAGGTCTTCCGGAAGTTGCCAACAGGGGCGAAGGCAGTGATGACCAGAGACATGGGGGCAGTAACCTCTTTGGCTTCCTGAGAAGCCTCatccttccacttcatcttcatggacATAGAGTCCTTTCCAACAGGAATGCTGATGCCAAGCTTGGGGCAGAGATCCATACCAATGgcctcaacagcctcatAAATGGCGGCACCCTCGCCTGGGTGGTTGCTAGCCGACATCCAGTTGGCGGAAAGCTTCACACGGCTCAGGCGGTCGACCAGGTCAGCGGCAGCAATGTTCATAAGAGATTCTGCGACTGCCATGCGCGCGGAAGCCGCGGGGGAGATCAAAGCAAGACTGGGCTTTTCACCCATGGCCATGGCCTCACCGGTCTTAACACCCTGAACCAACGCCGTGGCAGTGACAGCAACGTCGGAAACAGGAGTCTGCCACCGGCCAACCATCTGGTCGCGGGCAGTGAGACCACCGACCGTCCTGTCaccgatggtgatgaggaaaGACTTAGAGCCAACAGCAGGGAGAGACAGGACCCTGTTCGCTGCTTCACCAATGAGTTCGAGGTTGTTGGAGGCCATCGATGGGAGATACGTGGTGAGGCTGGCATCCACAGCGGGCAGCTTCAATTTGCGGGAATCCACGACCCTAGTCATCTTCGGAGGCTTTCCGAAAAGGACAGAGAGAGGCAGATCAATGGGCTTGGGGTACTCAGTGGAGTCCCTGTCCAAGAGAATaagcctcttctcttcctccgacgtgccaccaccacggccgaCGACAGAGAAACCGCAACGCTCACGGTGAGCAATAGCAGTGAACTTGTTCATGCTCTCCTCGCCAACGGCCAGCACATATCTTTCCTGAGCTTCGCAGCACCAGATCTGCATGGGGCTCATGCTCTTGTCGGCACTGTCCACCTCACGAAGTTCGAAAGTGGCTCCCAGACCAGAGTCATGGATCAGTTCGGGAAGAGCATTGGAAAGACCTCCAGCACCAACATCATGAATAAACTTAATGGGGTTGTTGTCACCCATAGCCGTGCATGCGTTGATCACTTCCTGAGCCCTGCGCTGAACTTCAGCGTTACCTCTCTGCACACTGGCGAAGTCAAGGTCGGCAGATCCTTCACCAGAGGTAATACTAGAGGCAGCACCGCCACCGAGACCAATCAGCATGGCAGGCCCACCCAGCACAACAAGGAAGGCTCCAGGCTTGACAGCCTCGGGCTT
It contains:
- a CDS encoding elongation of very long chain fatty acids protein (COG:I;~EggNog:ENOG410PGGA;~InterPro:IPR030457,IPR002076;~PFAM:PF01151;~TransMembrane:5 (o54-72i84-103o182-202i222-240o260-281i);~go_component: GO:0016021 - integral component of membrane [Evidence IEA]), with translation MDVLQSLPLPSIDRPFGIHLWPIFDKAFELVVGYPASEFRFEEGVTPMSTFKETAVALVAYYVIIFGGREFMKNRPAFKLNTLFMIHNLYLTLISGTLLALFIEQLLPTVWRHGIFYAICDHDGGWTRPLIVLYYLNYLTKYLELIDTVFLFLKKKPLTFLHTYHHGATALLCYTQLIGLTAVQWVVIDINLLVHVVMYWYYFQSARGIRIWWKEWITRLQIIQFVIDLGFIYFASYTYFSSTYFPWVPNMGKCAGEEFAAFSGMAVISSYLFLFISFYVATYKKAAKSGRPRRNTGKQAVIDMAKFEVSAPHADAKGNNKSNGAAVSTGRANGPVTRSRKA
- the COX6 gene encoding cytochrome c oxidase subunit VI (BUSCO:EOG0926522L;~COG:C;~EggNog:ENOG410PPDG;~InterPro:IPR036545,IPR003204;~PFAM:PF02284;~go_component: GO:0005743 - mitochondrial inner membrane [Evidence IEA];~go_function: GO:0004129 - cytochrome-c oxidase activity [Evidence IEA]) encodes the protein MSPISVFRVATRAVRPSGFIRAAQLPRPRVQAPVALAIARPSFSTSAKRFGGHHEDETYEEFSARFEKEFDGVQDVFELQRNLNNCFAYDLVPSVEVLTAALKAARRVNDYPTAVRIFEGVKAKVETQEQYKQYLEALEGLRQELGVALREELYPEEA
- a CDS encoding glycosyltransferase family 15 protein (CAZy:GT15;~COG:G;~EggNog:ENOG410PIMR;~InterPro:IPR029044,IPR002685;~PFAM:PF01793;~SECRETED:SignalP(1-32);~go_component: GO:0016020 - membrane [Evidence IEA];~go_function: GO:0000030 - mannosyltransferase activity [Evidence IEA];~go_process: GO:0006486 - protein glycosylation [Evidence IEA]), with the translated sequence MAVARPIRMLGASCIILILFLIFQMNKTPVISKGPYATQPYEGITSDPLKEPTGEPTGHLWRATDGDYSPDSTDSPRASAALISLVRNEELNELIPSMRDLERTWNSKFNYPWIFFNDVPFTEEFKKRTQAETKAKCYYEQVPKEHWEVPEWINWDLFKESAQILKEKNIQYSDKVSYHQMCRWNSGLFYKHPALAKYRYYWRVEPKVKFFCDVDYDVFRYMADYNITYGFTINLFDAPESIPSLWPETKKFLAANPSYVSDNNMMNWLTDDQLRPEHTEGGNGYSTCHFWSNFEIGDMEFFRGEQYSAYFDHLDRSGGFFYERWGDAPVHSIGVGLFADAAKVHWFRDIGYNHIPYYNCPNSPKCSGCTPGKMYAGESWLAKEDCRPSYFHHVGTH
- a CDS encoding putative gamma-tubulin complex component GCP5 (COG:Z;~EggNog:ENOG410PFIT;~InterPro:IPR007259,IPR041470,IPR042241,IPR040457;~PFAM:PF04130,PF17681;~go_component: GO:0000922 - spindle pole [Evidence IEA];~go_component: GO:0005815 - microtubule organizing center [Evidence IEA];~go_function: GO:0043015 - gamma-tubulin binding [Evidence IEA];~go_process: GO:0000226 - microtubule cytoskeleton organization [Evidence IEA];~go_process: GO:0007020 - microtubule nucleation [Evidence IEA]), producing the protein MAVAANVSALTDELIIAVAKSDRKDTPHFRNLKRRTEDTFKSHAYARTDQFAVASQLEGLQEKFQVLCRDELADALRIRLTELQEHQSSWFPEILSLLLQLADRPAQRSRVDQVVAAKPREEAKALVWDELDAAGSAYCGENIWEDVDYGADSSDEDLASVSTDSYHTRNQPETSVTTEEDYMIPDEVFTSGENDELIDSIAKAQFWRDKESPVTDKAGPASQVITELQVVRETIFMLQGLPTSLFWRVDGNIEIDRRFTIADLSNEAFLSLMRSLSSTGAKLDVLRQFCNAPQDIPYMQTFHRGLESCLRKFDLFLSNVQHQYLAQASIVSISLLQLSEDVWQESRLPLMLSDLVSSLMPSTSDTATQCLDSLYDLVCLTQAAGDDGIFETLAELFFSCFETYAHPIRMWMEKGQLDDSAAEFFICNNQNDSDLRTLWHDWYALDKASMLPNLPKFIQPFAHKIFITGKSMVFLRHLNTTEDDESPRKVSLTLNEVLPPDSSSFCLPFSVLLESSFGRLVDENHGHTSALLRRELGQKCGLWTSLQGLEYIYLGRDMSIFGPIDSKIFELIDRGKGTWSDRFLLTEVAQSAFSTLPFIDPSRLIVRTPKEAHSNAVSRSRSVKVLDAISFDYILPWPVANIITKDTLLGYRRISTFLMQLRRAKHTIVKQRLQHNNQSDKIQDSRNNTLSYALRHNMLWFLNVVYSHMTDFVISAAAHSLGKDLSASADVDAMIAAHRSFMHSLEEQCLLSANLNALHQAIITILDLCVSFADIQNSRYGDHNLDPTPTATKSAKSMHRKNAQYSEPDQDDPSDEDDDDDDDSDADEDNLAASFHEAHYMQRLRDIKDQFNRLLAFIVTGLRGVGRVDGQLSWEILAEKLEWRKASGQQQSLVR